Below is a window of Candidatus Neomarinimicrobiota bacterium DNA.
GGTTGAGGTTGAGGTTGAGGGGGCAGTTATAGCCGATGGCTATGCCCTGGATCCGGTCTATCCCAATCCCTTTAATGCCACCCTGACCGTCCCCTTTACCCTCACCGAATCCATGAATGTCTCCATCGAACTCTTCGGGGTCTCCATGAACTTCTACAGCATTCTCGGCCAAAAAATGATGACTGTGGTGAACCGTGAATTCGGCGCCGGGTCATACAACTACACCGTACAGGCTAATGACTTGGCTTCGGGCATTTACTTTGTCCGGACGTCGTTTAACGGCCGGAGTCACATGCAAAAGGCGGTGCTTTTGAAGTAATACTGAATGATGAATTGGATTTGTTATGCCCCGGACTTTAGTCCGGGGTTTCTTTTTTTCTTAAGTTTTCCGTACGGAAGTCCGCGATTTTCAATCAACCAATCCAATCAAATCAATCCAATCCAATCAAATCAATCTTCCTCACGCTGCTATCACAGATAGACCAATTGAACGGCAAGAAGTGTTGCTTGAATCCTTTAACAATAAGCATAACGAAGTGCTGAATTCATGGATGCATTTAGCACATCATATATATGATTAACAATATTATCTTGCTTCATGTTGCATTTTGCTGTATCTTACCCCCCGGGGTGGGGGGCGTTACCTAAGCGAATTCATATATCCTGCTTTTCCTATAATCTTATTCCCAGATCAGCAAAAATCCCCAATTAAATCAATCAAACCAATCCAATCAATCTATCCAATCTTTCCCCATCATTCTTTATAAAGCATATCCGCCCCCAGCGTCCCTTTCAGCCGCTTCAGGTAGAAGGGTGATTTAACCCGTTCCAGCATTTCTGTGGCCCGGTCCAGGCGCTCCCGGATGCCCAGGCGGTCTGCTTCGTCTGTGTAGTTGGTTTTTTTGAGAAAATGCTTCAGATAGGTAATGTGCTGCTGCCAGTGGGCAATATCTGTCAGCTGTTTGTTCATAAGCCGTTCCCGGTACCACTCGCTGTTCAGCAGATAGTCCGGGGTGAACATTTTCCGGATTTCCGGATCATCCGGGGTTTTGCCTTGGTGATTGCCGTAGACCATGATATCCAAAAGTGCTTTGAGGGGTGGACAGGCAGCCGCCACGCACCCGTCATTGAAATAGGATTTGGCCACCCGTTTCTGGGCTTCGGTGATGTTCAGGATACCGTCCACAT
It encodes the following:
- a CDS encoding T9SS type A sorting domain-containing protein, which codes for VEVEVEGAVIADGYALDPVYPNPFNATLTVPFTLTESMNVSIELFGVSMNFYSILGQKMMTVVNREFGAGSYNYTVQANDLASGIYFVRTSFNGRSHMQKAVLLK